The genomic segment CGTATCACAAGTATCCTGTTAGACGATAATTGTATCTTTATGTACGATAATTTTAGGACTTCGTTGATTTTTTCTGTTATTTTGCAGCCAGAAAAATAAATGAAACAATAATAAACCTAGAAGATATGGATTTAAAGCAGTTTACATTATTGATAGGTGTAGCCAGTTTGCCATCCATGACAACAGCAGCCACGGTTTATCGCACCATCTCTAAGGTGGAGGCAATATCAGTAGATTGTCCGGTGGGCACAGTTCCCCGACTTCCTAATCTCGTATGGGTAACCTATTCTGATGGTTATTCAGAGTATCGCCAGGTGCGCTGGGCTAACGCTCCGCTTGCTGATGAGCAGGCTGAGGCTGATGCGCAGAAACATCCTGCCGGGAGCCAATATGAGATAGGTGGTTTTGTGATTGGTGATGAGACTACCGACAATGGTTATCCTGTCAAGGCACAAATCAAGGTGGTGGCTGAAGGCTATCAGACTCCAGAAAAGGAAGTGGCTCATACCTTCTCACTCGCTGATGTGAGCATAGATGGTGACAACCGACTCACCCACAACCGTGATGAGGCTATCCGTGAGATCTGTTCCTGGGATGTTACCCAACAACTCTACAACTATCGCGATACCTACGGACTCAGTACCGAAGGGTATACCAAGAGTGATGGCTGGGATTCGCCAGACACCAAGCTCAAGGGTCATGGATCAGGCCACTATATGTCGGCAATCGCACAGGCATACGCCGTGGCAACTAATCCTGAACAGAAGGCAATCCTCCGCAAGAACATCACCCGAATGGTGAATGAGTTGCGAGAGTGTCAGGAGAAGACCTTCGTATATAATAAGGAACTGAAGCGCAACTGGGAGGCTCGTGATTTCGCTCCTGAGGCTGAACTCAGAGAGATGAAGGGCACCTGGGCTGCTTTTGATGAGTATAAGAAGCACCCTGAACTTTATGGCTACGGCTATATCAACGCCATTCCGGCTCAGCATTGCGCCCTGATAGAAATGTATCGTGCCTACAACAACTCCGATTGGGTTTGGGCTCCTTATTACAGCGTACACAAGCAACTTGCCGGTCTGATAGACATTGCAACCTACTTTGATGATAAGGAAATCTGCGACAAGGCACTCCTCATCGCCAAGGATATGGGACTCTGGGTATGGAACCGCATGCACTACCGCACTTACGTAAAGCAGGACGGCACCCAGGATGAGCGCAGAGCCAAGCCGGGTAACCGCTACGAGATGTGGGACATGTACATCGCCGGTGAGGTGGGAGGTATGAGCGAATCGCTCTCCCGTCTTTCTGAGATGGTTTCCAATCCGGATGAAAAGGCAAAGCTCCTCGAGGCAGCCAACTGTTTCGATGCGCCTAAGTTCTATGATCCGCTGAGCAAGAACATCGATGACATCCGCACCCGCCATGCCAACCAGCATATTCCGATGATTATCGGAGCGCTGCGCAGTTACAAAAGCAATCAGAAGCCATACTATTACAATCTGGCTGAGAACTTCTGGAGACTGGTGCAGGGCAGATACATGTATGCGATGGGTGGTGTAGGAAATGGAGAGATGTTCCGCCAGCCATATACCCAGATACTGAGTATGGCAACCAACGGACTGCAGGAAGGCGAATCGGAGGCTTATCCGGATATCAATGAAACCTGCTGTGCGTATAACCTCGTCAAACTGAGCAAGGATCTGAACTGTTATAACCCTGATAATGCGCAGTATCTCGACTATATCGAGCGCACGCTGTATAATCAGATTATCGGTTCGCTCAATCCGGACCAGTATCAAACCTGCTATCAGTATGCAGTAGGTCTGAATGCCACCAAGCCGTTCGGCAACGAGACTCCTCAGAGCACCTGCTGCGGTGGTACAGGTTCTGAAAACCATACAAAGTACCAGCAGTCGGCTTATTTTGCCAACGATCATACTCTCTGGGTAGGACTCTATATGCCAACCACCCTCCGCTGGAAGGAGAAGGGGGTGACCATCAAGCAGGATTGCCTATGGCCG from the Segatella copri genome contains:
- a CDS encoding beta-L-arabinofuranosidase domain-containing protein, translated to MDLKQFTLLIGVASLPSMTTAATVYRTISKVEAISVDCPVGTVPRLPNLVWVTYSDGYSEYRQVRWANAPLADEQAEADAQKHPAGSQYEIGGFVIGDETTDNGYPVKAQIKVVAEGYQTPEKEVAHTFSLADVSIDGDNRLTHNRDEAIREICSWDVTQQLYNYRDTYGLSTEGYTKSDGWDSPDTKLKGHGSGHYMSAIAQAYAVATNPEQKAILRKNITRMVNELRECQEKTFVYNKELKRNWEARDFAPEAELREMKGTWAAFDEYKKHPELYGYGYINAIPAQHCALIEMYRAYNNSDWVWAPYYSVHKQLAGLIDIATYFDDKEICDKALLIAKDMGLWVWNRMHYRTYVKQDGTQDERRAKPGNRYEMWDMYIAGEVGGMSESLSRLSEMVSNPDEKAKLLEAANCFDAPKFYDPLSKNIDDIRTRHANQHIPMIIGALRSYKSNQKPYYYNLAENFWRLVQGRYMYAMGGVGNGEMFRQPYTQILSMATNGLQEGESEAYPDINETCCAYNLVKLSKDLNCYNPDNAQYLDYIERTLYNQIIGSLNPDQYQTCYQYAVGLNATKPFGNETPQSTCCGGTGSENHTKYQQSAYFANDHTLWVGLYMPTTLRWKEKGVTIKQDCLWPAQHSAIKITEGEGDFTLKLRVPYWATQGFSIKVNGKEVTKSYQPSTYVELEQKHWKVGDVVEIDMPFSKHIEYGADKLSSDVASLDGTPLKTSWVGTLMYGPLVMAGTGAQTWNQATLNIDSKLSNITVGESNGVTTGAGANLLTLKLDGKEFQPDYYRNANSTHYYRINLTDAKSKKSKKVKIDFTELNSLLNLAAERKADQEKWNALSQKVPEYAPWAPFGYERMQKVMAQAQELVAKCKKKVTQDELEGTTAILNRAINTMRPGNLAEMEDLRELSGLLRRAGWPDDNTSEELKDAISYGRMVQKYVTDGSGTHDMIHAAVEKLKKAMKQ